A single region of the Rhodococcus sp. W8901 genome encodes:
- the eccB gene encoding type VII secretion protein EccB — protein sequence MAAQPTTRWQVSGYRFLVRRMEHALVRRDVRMLHDPMRSQSRALAVGVVVACLGLAACAALALIRPQDKIGDASIVVGKSSGAMFVVTNGTLHPVLNLASARLVIGESARPVMIKESEIDTRPRGALVGIPGAPSALPDGGGADGQSWTVCDTVAPGGSRSVTTTVAVGEPTWSERAGRLDTDEALLVSHSDETFLVYDGRRAPIDLNDQAVARALGLEGVRPRPVSRGMLNAIPEALPITPPHIEDAGNTPAFGMAGRTIGSVVKVMRGDDAHYYVVLRDGVQEISAATAFLIQFSDSQGQSEMAAVTPDALADVPTVHGLDVSTFPSVPPRLVEAADDPVSCLTWTPQGAAAGDESGRVDAVLTVSAGRALPIPDQARTVRLAQADGPGDNADEVYVSPGSSGFVQTTGLESGSSRKGGMFFVADTGVRYGVKNADAAKALGFDTPGAPAPWRIVELLAPGPTLGREEALVAHDGIAPDSNPAPVAAGN from the coding sequence ATGGCAGCACAGCCGACTACGCGATGGCAGGTCAGCGGGTATCGATTCCTGGTTCGTCGCATGGAACACGCGCTCGTCCGGCGGGACGTGCGCATGCTGCACGACCCGATGCGCTCGCAGTCGCGGGCGCTCGCGGTCGGTGTGGTCGTGGCGTGCCTCGGCCTTGCGGCGTGCGCGGCTCTCGCGCTGATCCGGCCGCAGGACAAGATCGGCGACGCCTCGATCGTCGTCGGAAAGAGTTCGGGTGCAATGTTTGTCGTCACGAACGGCACGCTGCACCCCGTGTTGAATCTGGCGTCGGCGCGGCTCGTGATCGGGGAGTCGGCCCGCCCGGTGATGATCAAGGAATCCGAGATCGACACGCGCCCTCGTGGTGCCCTCGTCGGGATTCCCGGGGCACCGTCCGCGCTACCCGACGGCGGCGGTGCCGACGGACAGTCCTGGACGGTGTGCGACACGGTGGCGCCGGGCGGAAGCCGTTCCGTCACAACCACGGTGGCTGTCGGCGAACCGACATGGAGCGAGCGCGCGGGTCGACTCGACACGGACGAGGCGCTGCTGGTATCCCACTCCGACGAGACGTTCCTGGTGTACGACGGCCGCCGCGCTCCGATCGACCTGAACGACCAGGCGGTGGCCCGGGCCCTGGGACTCGAAGGTGTGCGGCCACGCCCGGTCAGCCGGGGCATGCTCAACGCGATCCCCGAGGCGCTGCCGATCACGCCGCCCCACATCGAGGACGCTGGGAACACCCCGGCATTCGGAATGGCCGGACGGACAATAGGTTCTGTCGTCAAAGTCATGCGCGGCGACGACGCCCACTATTACGTGGTGTTGCGCGACGGAGTGCAGGAGATCAGCGCCGCGACCGCGTTCCTCATCCAGTTCTCCGACTCGCAGGGACAGTCGGAGATGGCCGCGGTCACGCCCGATGCCCTCGCCGACGTACCCACCGTGCACGGCCTCGACGTCTCGACCTTCCCGAGCGTCCCGCCGCGGCTCGTGGAGGCGGCCGACGACCCGGTCAGCTGCCTCACCTGGACTCCCCAGGGCGCCGCCGCGGGTGACGAGTCCGGCCGGGTCGACGCGGTGCTCACGGTCTCGGCCGGCCGCGCCCTGCCGATCCCGGACCAGGCGCGGACCGTCCGATTGGCACAGGCGGACGGGCCCGGTGACAACGCCGACGAGGTGTACGTGAGCCCCGGCAGTAGCGGATTCGTGCAGACGACCGGCCTCGAATCCGGCAGCTCCCGCAAGGGCGGCATGTTCTTCGTGGCGGACACCGGCGTCCGGTACGGCGTGAAGAACGCCGACGCGGCCAAGGCACTCGGCTTCGACACCCCGGGCGCCCCGGCGCCGTGGCGGATCGTCGAACTCCTCGCCCCCGGACCGACACTCGGCCGCGAGGAAGCCCTCGTCGCCCACGACGGCATCGCACCCGACAGCAACCCTGCACCGGTCGCGGCGGGGAACTGA
- the eccE gene encoding type VII secretion protein EccE — MDQFRARRRRHTPAVLVATVIVAQVLAAVACLLALLAGLPLWAAVVTAVVAGAVMFVRVGGRMTLSWAEAAWLFVRNRRPAAGHSADFRSPGESVGLHWVDGQVQAVVELLPPQRGWTRITRETFDSGEHVPVSALADCLEQHDVSLSGIDIVSHGSRAVSGTPAADVYDSLVGPLPAAAQRSVWIVLRFDAADHVESIARRGGGEEGASRTVAVAARRVVRALADAGCRSRILTASEIESAAARICRGVHPVAMDQDWSHVPLPGVFNVGNAVDPGHLSREVLTAVWAAPSLGTTVAVRLRPSDRPRSVRAGAAFRRTVRSAPERLGIPGTISMQGRHRDALLSHLPTSSPELDGLTPMSEFDRADLDALALPVAGCGQLVGSDAHGHAVTARVTGRGVGDVYIAGELYLAQQMVFRAVATGARVLVHTDRPHAWATLIGTVATPTRLRAAAESSWSDTGFDTIVVDGVPAPPTRAGVTTIHLHSHPQQWPSTAPHLTIVQPGAAGDRVVLTTGDRHVELALVTISSETAFIGHGRTPAGLAAAR, encoded by the coding sequence GTGGACCAATTCCGTGCCCGACGCCGTCGGCACACGCCCGCCGTACTGGTGGCGACCGTGATCGTCGCACAGGTTCTCGCGGCCGTCGCGTGCCTGCTCGCGCTGCTCGCCGGGCTGCCACTGTGGGCCGCGGTCGTCACAGCCGTCGTCGCCGGCGCCGTGATGTTCGTGCGGGTCGGTGGCCGCATGACGTTGTCCTGGGCCGAGGCGGCGTGGCTCTTCGTGCGCAACCGGCGGCCCGCCGCGGGGCACTCCGCGGACTTCCGTTCGCCCGGCGAGTCCGTGGGGTTGCACTGGGTCGACGGCCAGGTCCAGGCGGTCGTGGAACTGCTCCCACCGCAGCGGGGCTGGACCCGGATCACGCGCGAGACGTTCGATTCGGGCGAGCACGTTCCGGTTTCGGCCCTCGCCGACTGCCTCGAACAGCACGACGTCAGCCTGAGCGGAATCGACATCGTCAGCCACGGCAGTCGCGCGGTCTCCGGCACTCCGGCTGCCGACGTGTACGACAGCCTCGTCGGACCACTGCCCGCCGCCGCGCAGCGCAGCGTGTGGATCGTCCTGCGCTTCGATGCGGCCGACCACGTGGAATCGATCGCCCGCAGGGGCGGCGGCGAGGAGGGTGCGTCGCGTACCGTGGCCGTCGCGGCACGTCGGGTGGTCCGGGCGCTCGCCGACGCCGGGTGCCGCTCACGCATCCTGACGGCGTCCGAGATCGAGTCGGCCGCGGCACGCATCTGCCGCGGTGTCCATCCGGTCGCGATGGACCAGGACTGGTCCCACGTGCCGTTGCCGGGGGTGTTCAACGTCGGCAACGCAGTCGATCCCGGACATCTCTCACGGGAGGTGCTCACCGCCGTGTGGGCGGCGCCGAGTCTCGGGACCACCGTGGCAGTTCGCCTGCGCCCGTCGGACAGACCGAGATCCGTGCGGGCCGGCGCAGCCTTCCGGCGGACGGTACGGAGCGCACCGGAACGTCTCGGCATTCCCGGCACGATCTCGATGCAGGGTCGCCACCGCGACGCCCTGTTGTCGCACCTGCCCACGTCCTCGCCCGAACTCGACGGCCTGACGCCGATGTCCGAGTTCGACCGGGCGGATCTCGACGCACTCGCACTGCCCGTCGCGGGCTGCGGCCAGCTCGTGGGCTCCGACGCACACGGGCACGCGGTGACGGCCCGAGTCACCGGACGCGGCGTCGGCGACGTGTACATCGCCGGCGAGCTGTATCTGGCTCAGCAAATGGTCTTCCGGGCGGTCGCGACCGGCGCCCGCGTCCTGGTCCACACCGATCGCCCACACGCGTGGGCGACGCTGATCGGTACCGTCGCAACCCCGACCCGACTACGCGCGGCGGCCGAATCCTCGTGGTCCGATACGGGATTCGACACGATCGTCGTGGACGGCGTCCCGGCCCCGCCTACGCGGGCCGGCGTCACGACCATCCATCTCCACAGCCATCCGCAGCAGTGGCCGTCGACGGCCCCGCACCTGACGATCGTGCAGCCGGGAGCGGCCGGCGATCGGGTGGTGCTGACCACCGGCGACCGCCACGTCGAACTGGCGTTGGTAACGATCTCGTCCGAGACCGCATTCATCGGGCACGGACGCACCCCCGCGGGACTGGCCGCCGCCCGTTGA
- a CDS encoding NADPH-dependent FMN reductase, whose translation MTEPIRPLRLEVIVGSVRAGRFAPVVVDWFVERARVRDAFDTSVLDLADAALPQDLSHTSDVERFTERIGNADAFVVVTSEYNHGYPAALKTALDTVKYEWRAKPIGFVAYGGMSGGLRAVEQLRQVVAEVHMVSIREAVSFHQARKHFDPDDGAANDAAERMLTQLEWWADALRSQRERRPYPG comes from the coding sequence ATGACCGAACCGATCCGGCCGCTGCGACTGGAAGTGATCGTGGGCAGTGTCCGCGCCGGGCGGTTCGCGCCGGTGGTCGTGGACTGGTTCGTCGAGCGGGCCCGTGTGCGCGACGCCTTCGACACCTCCGTCCTCGATCTCGCAGATGCGGCTCTGCCCCAGGATCTTTCGCACACGTCCGACGTCGAGCGGTTCACCGAACGTATCGGGAACGCCGATGCGTTCGTGGTGGTGACGAGCGAGTACAACCACGGATACCCGGCGGCGCTCAAGACCGCGCTGGACACGGTCAAGTACGAGTGGCGGGCCAAACCGATCGGGTTCGTCGCGTACGGCGGAATGTCGGGCGGGCTGCGCGCAGTGGAGCAACTTCGTCAGGTCGTGGCCGAAGTGCACATGGTGTCGATCCGGGAGGCCGTCAGTTTTCACCAGGCCCGCAAACATTTCGACCCGGACGACGGCGCCGCGAACGATGCCGCCGAGCGGATGCTCACGCAGCTGGAGTGGTGGGCCGACGCCCTCCGGTCACAGCGCGAGCGGAGACCGTATCCGGGCTGA
- a CDS encoding TetR/AcrR family transcriptional regulator, producing MATPVKMTARRLALFDALVDLILVEGFAHLTLDDLAARLHCSKSTLYRLADSKEQLVRAATVHFFRGATDRVEASLAGAVGARERIRMYLEAVGEQLRPASARFMEDLAGDSAAREVYERNTRFAARRVQELITEGVAAAELRDAHAAFVGDIAAAAMVRIQQRQVAASTGLDDAQAYQELAILLTRGL from the coding sequence ATGGCAACCCCGGTGAAGATGACGGCGCGACGCCTCGCGCTGTTCGACGCGCTCGTGGATCTCATCCTCGTGGAGGGGTTCGCGCACCTCACGCTCGACGATCTCGCGGCACGCCTGCACTGCTCCAAGTCCACGTTGTATCGGCTTGCCGACAGCAAGGAACAGCTGGTGCGGGCGGCTACGGTGCACTTCTTCCGAGGCGCTACAGACCGGGTCGAGGCGAGCCTCGCCGGTGCAGTCGGTGCCCGCGAACGGATCCGGATGTACCTGGAGGCGGTGGGGGAACAGCTGCGGCCGGCGTCGGCGCGGTTCATGGAGGATCTCGCGGGTGACTCGGCGGCGCGCGAGGTGTACGAGCGCAACACGCGGTTCGCGGCGCGTCGGGTGCAGGAACTCATCACCGAGGGCGTCGCCGCCGCCGAACTTCGCGACGCGCACGCGGCGTTCGTCGGCGACATCGCGGCGGCCGCGATGGTGCGGATCCAGCAGCGTCAGGTGGCGGCCTCGACCGGCCTCGACGACGCCCAGGCCTACCAGGAGCTGGCGATCCTGCTGACCCGCGGACTCTGA
- a CDS encoding acyl-CoA dehydrogenase family protein has protein sequence MPVERLLPTQEAHDLIDLTREVADKVLAPIVDEHEKNETFPDGVFPALGRAGLLSLPYPEEFGGGDQPYEVYLQVLEEIAARWAAVAVATSVHSLSCFALATHGTDDQKAKWLPDMLGGETIGAYSLSEPQAGSDAAALTCRATEVDGGFRINGSKAWITNGGRADFYTLFARTSDEGARGISCFLVPKGTEGLSFGKPEEKMGLRAVPTTAAHYDDAFVPGERLIGKTGQGLPIAFSALDSGRLGIAAVAVGLAQGALDDAVAYAKERKAFGKRIIDHQGLGFVLADMAAAVDSARATYIDAARRRDAGLPYSRNASVAKLVATDAAMKVTTDAVQVFGGYGYTQDFPVERYMREAKITQIFEGTNQIQRLVIARQLAG, from the coding sequence GTGCCCGTCGAACGCCTGCTGCCCACCCAGGAAGCCCACGACCTGATCGACCTCACCCGCGAGGTCGCCGACAAGGTGCTGGCGCCGATCGTCGACGAACACGAGAAGAACGAGACGTTCCCCGACGGCGTCTTCCCCGCCCTCGGCCGTGCCGGACTGCTGAGCCTGCCGTACCCCGAGGAGTTCGGCGGCGGCGACCAACCCTACGAGGTGTACCTGCAGGTCCTCGAGGAGATCGCGGCCCGATGGGCGGCCGTGGCCGTCGCGACCAGCGTGCACAGCCTGTCGTGCTTCGCGCTCGCCACCCACGGCACCGACGACCAGAAGGCGAAGTGGCTGCCCGACATGCTCGGCGGCGAGACCATCGGCGCCTACAGCCTCTCCGAACCCCAGGCCGGCTCCGACGCCGCGGCGCTGACGTGCCGGGCCACCGAAGTGGACGGCGGATTCCGGATCAACGGCAGCAAGGCGTGGATCACCAACGGCGGTCGGGCGGACTTCTACACCCTGTTCGCCCGCACGAGCGACGAAGGCGCCCGCGGCATCTCGTGCTTCCTCGTTCCGAAGGGCACCGAGGGACTGAGCTTCGGCAAGCCGGAGGAGAAGATGGGCCTGCGCGCGGTCCCCACCACCGCCGCACACTACGACGACGCCTTCGTCCCCGGCGAGCGACTGATCGGCAAGACCGGACAGGGCCTGCCCATCGCGTTCAGCGCGCTGGACTCGGGCCGCCTCGGCATCGCTGCGGTGGCGGTCGGACTCGCGCAGGGCGCCCTCGACGACGCCGTCGCATACGCCAAGGAGCGCAAGGCTTTCGGCAAGCGAATCATCGACCACCAGGGTCTGGGCTTCGTGCTCGCCGACATGGCGGCCGCCGTCGACTCGGCCCGCGCCACCTACATCGACGCCGCCCGCCGCCGCGACGCCGGTCTGCCCTACTCCCGGAATGCCTCCGTCGCGAAGCTCGTCGCGACCGATGCGGCCATGAAGGTCACAACCGACGCGGTCCAGGTGTTCGGCGGCTACGGCTACACCCAGGACTTCCCCGTCGAGCGGTACATGCGCGAAGCGAAGATCACGCAGATCTTCGAGGGCACCAACCAGATTCAGCGACTGGTCATCGCCCGCCAGCTCGCGGGCTGA
- the truA gene encoding tRNA pseudouridine(38-40) synthase TruA, whose amino-acid sequence MVSAHAESNEPVVPSGDGGFVRLRLDISYDGTDFSGWARQPGRRTVCGEIEEKLSAIVRTPVLLTVAGRTDAGVHASGQVAHVDVPADMIPDDPSRLVRRLARFLPRDVRVKNVSFAPEHFDARFSAIRRHYEYRLTTAPYGVDPLRARDTVAWPKNVDVDAMRAASSRLLGLHDFAAFCKRREGATTVRELQRFDWEQSGHELTAFVTADAFCWSMVRSLVGAALAVGEGRRTVDWMAGLLSERERASAVAVAPAHGLSLVRVDYPADEDLAARNEATRETRSAIDPGSLGCCGG is encoded by the coding sequence TTGGTTTCGGCACATGCTGAATCGAACGAACCCGTCGTTCCCTCTGGGGACGGCGGGTTCGTTCGATTGCGGCTCGACATCTCGTACGACGGCACCGACTTCTCCGGGTGGGCGCGTCAGCCCGGCCGCCGCACGGTGTGCGGCGAGATCGAGGAGAAGCTCAGTGCGATCGTGCGCACCCCTGTTCTGCTCACGGTCGCCGGTCGCACCGACGCCGGCGTGCACGCGAGCGGCCAGGTCGCGCACGTCGACGTGCCGGCCGACATGATTCCGGACGATCCGTCGCGACTGGTCCGGCGCCTGGCCCGTTTCCTCCCGCGCGACGTGCGGGTCAAGAACGTCTCCTTTGCGCCAGAGCACTTCGATGCGCGGTTCTCCGCGATCCGCCGACACTACGAGTACCGCCTCACGACGGCACCGTACGGCGTCGATCCGTTGCGGGCCCGCGATACGGTCGCGTGGCCGAAGAATGTGGACGTCGACGCGATGCGGGCGGCGTCGTCGCGGCTGCTAGGGCTGCACGACTTCGCCGCGTTCTGCAAGCGGCGGGAGGGCGCGACAACGGTGCGCGAACTCCAGCGCTTCGATTGGGAGCAATCGGGTCACGAGTTGACGGCGTTCGTCACCGCCGACGCTTTCTGCTGGTCGATGGTGCGCAGTCTGGTCGGCGCCGCGCTGGCAGTCGGCGAGGGCCGTCGCACGGTCGACTGGATGGCGGGTCTGCTCTCCGAGCGTGAACGTGCCAGCGCAGTGGCCGTCGCTCCGGCACACGGACTTTCGCTGGTCCGGGTCGACTATCCCGCCGACGAGGATCTCGCCGCACGCAACGAGGCCACCCGGGAGACGCGCAGTGCGATCGATCCGGGCAGCCTCGGATGTTGCGGCGGCTGA
- the rplQ gene encoding 50S ribosomal protein L17, which yields MPKPKKGARFGGSASHQKAIFANLATALFEHGRITTTEAKAKALRPYAEKLVTHAKAGTLAHRREVLKVIRNKDVVHTLFAEIGPFYADRNGGYTRIIKTIPRKGDNAPMAIIELVQEKTVTSEADRARRVAASQAPAEENVVEAVEADATEAEVENADAVIEAVEDETATAADADEAKKD from the coding sequence ATGCCCAAGCCCAAGAAGGGTGCCCGCTTCGGCGGGTCGGCGTCGCACCAGAAGGCGATCTTCGCCAACCTGGCGACTGCTCTTTTCGAGCACGGCCGAATCACCACCACGGAGGCCAAGGCCAAGGCCCTGCGTCCGTACGCCGAGAAGCTCGTGACGCATGCCAAGGCTGGAACCCTGGCGCACCGTCGTGAGGTTCTCAAGGTGATCCGCAACAAGGATGTCGTGCACACCCTGTTCGCGGAGATCGGTCCGTTCTACGCCGACCGCAATGGCGGATACACCCGCATCATCAAGACCATTCCCCGTAAGGGCGACAACGCTCCGATGGCAATCATCGAGCTCGTCCAGGAGAAGACGGTCACCTCCGAGGCCGACCGCGCTCGTCGCGTTGCGGCTTCGCAGGCCCCCGCCGAGGAGAACGTGGTGGAGGCCGTCGAGGCCGACGCCACCGAGGCAGAGGTCGAGAACGCAGACGCAGTGATCGAGGCCGTCGAAGACGAGACCGCGACCGCAGCCGACGCCGACGAGGCCAAGAAGGACTAG
- a CDS encoding DNA-directed RNA polymerase subunit alpha, whose amino-acid sequence MLISQRPTLTEEVIAENRSKFVIEPLEPGFGYTLGNSLRRTLLSSIPGAAVTSIRIDGVLHEFTTVPGVKEDVTDIILNLKGLVVSSEEDEPVTMYVRKQGPGAVTAGDIVPPAGVTVNNPDLHIATLNDKGKLEIELVVERGRGYVPAVQNKASGAEIGRIPVDSIYSPVLKVTYKVEATRVEQRTDFDRLILDVETKNSITARDALASAGKTLVELFGLARELNVEAEGIEIGPSPAEADHIASFGLPIEDLDLTVRSYNCLKREGVHTVGELVGRTESDLLDIRNFGQKSIDEVKVKLHSLGLALKDSPASFDPTTVAGYDAATGTWSDTDAGSFSDADGTEQDYAETEQL is encoded by the coding sequence ATGCTCATTTCTCAGCGACCCACGCTGACCGAAGAGGTCATCGCTGAAAACCGCTCGAAGTTCGTCATCGAGCCCCTCGAGCCAGGCTTCGGGTACACCCTCGGCAATTCGCTGCGCCGCACCCTGCTGTCGTCGATCCCCGGCGCTGCTGTCACCAGCATCCGTATCGACGGCGTCCTGCACGAGTTCACCACCGTCCCGGGTGTGAAGGAAGATGTCACCGACATCATCCTGAACCTCAAGGGCCTGGTCGTGAGCTCCGAAGAGGACGAGCCGGTCACCATGTACGTCCGCAAGCAGGGCCCCGGTGCCGTGACTGCAGGCGACATCGTTCCGCCGGCAGGTGTCACGGTCAACAACCCGGATCTGCACATCGCCACCCTGAACGACAAGGGCAAGCTGGAGATCGAGCTCGTTGTCGAGCGCGGTCGCGGCTACGTCCCCGCCGTCCAGAACAAGGCGTCCGGCGCCGAGATCGGCCGTATCCCGGTCGACTCGATCTACTCGCCGGTGCTCAAGGTCACCTACAAGGTGGAGGCCACTCGCGTCGAGCAGCGCACCGACTTCGATCGGTTGATTCTCGACGTCGAGACCAAGAATTCCATCACCGCTCGGGATGCGCTCGCTTCGGCGGGCAAGACCCTGGTTGAGCTCTTCGGCCTGGCCCGTGAGCTGAACGTCGAAGCAGAAGGCATCGAGATCGGACCCTCGCCCGCCGAGGCCGATCACATCGCTTCCTTCGGACTCCCCATCGAGGATCTGGACCTCACGGTCCGTTCCTACAACTGCCTCAAGCGCGAGGGTGTTCACACCGTCGGCGAGCTGGTTGGTCGTACCGAGTCCGATCTGCTGGACATCCGCAATTTCGGACAGAAGTCCATCGACGAGGTGAAGGTCAAGCTCCATTCGCTCGGCCTCGCCCTCAAGGACAGCCCTGCGTCCTTCGACCCCACCACCGTTGCCGGCTACGACGCCGCCACCGGGACGTGGAGCGACACGGATGCCGGTTCCTTCAGCGACGCTGACGGGACCGAGCAGGACTACGCCGAGACCGAACAGCTTTAA
- the rpsD gene encoding 30S ribosomal protein S4: MARYTGPITRKSRRLRVDLVGGDQAFERRPYPPGQHGRARIKESEYLLQLQEKQKARFTYGVMEKQFRRYYQEAVNRPGKTGENLLQILESRLDNVVYRAGLARTRRQARQLVTHGHLLVNNKKVDIPSYRVSQYDIIDVREKSLATLPFQIARETQGDRPIPGWLQVVGGRLRILVHQLPERAQIEVPLQEQLIVEYYSK; this comes from the coding sequence ATGGCACGTTATACCGGACCCATCACCCGCAAGTCGCGTCGTCTGCGCGTCGACCTCGTCGGAGGCGACCAGGCGTTCGAGCGGCGCCCGTACCCGCCGGGACAGCACGGCCGCGCGCGGATCAAGGAGAGCGAGTACCTGCTCCAGCTGCAGGAGAAGCAGAAGGCTCGCTTCACCTACGGCGTCATGGAGAAGCAGTTCCGTCGCTACTACCAGGAGGCGGTCAACCGCCCCGGTAAGACCGGTGAGAACCTGCTCCAGATCCTGGAGTCGCGTCTCGACAACGTCGTGTACCGCGCAGGCCTCGCTCGCACCCGCCGCCAGGCGCGTCAGCTGGTCACGCACGGTCACCTTCTCGTGAACAACAAGAAGGTCGACATCCCCAGCTACCGCGTCTCGCAGTACGACATCATCGATGTCCGCGAGAAGTCGCTGGCGACGCTGCCCTTCCAGATCGCCCGCGAGACCCAGGGCGACCGCCCGATCCCGGGTTGGCTGCAGGTGGTCGGTGGACGTCTTCGCATCCTGGTGCACCAGCTCCCCGAGCGTGCGCAGATCGAGGTTCCGCTGCAGGAACAGCTGATCGTCGAGTACTACTCGAAGTAA
- the rpsK gene encoding 30S ribosomal protein S11, with protein sequence MPPKSRSTGPKKTQKARRRDKKNVPHGAAHIKSTFNNTIVSITDPAGNVISWASSGHVGFKGSRKSTPFAAQLAAENAARKAQEHGVKKVDVFVKGPGSGRETAIRSLQAAGLEVGTISDVTPQPHNGCRPPKRRRV encoded by the coding sequence ATGCCTCCTAAGTCACGTAGCACCGGTCCGAAGAAGACCCAGAAGGCGCGTCGCAGGGACAAGAAGAACGTCCCGCACGGTGCCGCTCACATCAAGAGCACCTTCAACAACACGATCGTGTCGATCACCGACCCGGCCGGCAACGTCATCTCCTGGGCGTCGTCGGGCCACGTGGGCTTCAAGGGCTCGCGTAAGTCGACGCCGTTCGCTGCTCAGCTCGCTGCTGAGAACGCTGCCCGCAAGGCGCAGGAGCACGGCGTGAAGAAGGTCGACGTCTTCGTCAAGGGTCCGGGTTCGGGCCGCGAGACCGCGATCCGCTCGCTGCAGGCTGCAGGCCTCGAGGTCGGCACCATCTCCGATGTCACCCCCCAGCCGCACAACGGCTGCCGTCCGCCCAAGCGGCGTCGGGTTTAA
- the rpsM gene encoding 30S ribosomal protein S13 encodes MARLAGVDLPREKRMEIALTYIYGIGRTTSKEILSATGVNPDLRSKDLTDEDLAKLREYIEESVKVEGDLRREVQADIRRKIEIGCYQGLRHRRGLPVRGQRTKTNARTRKGPKRTVAGKKK; translated from the coding sequence ATGGCACGTCTCGCAGGTGTCGATCTTCCTCGCGAAAAGCGCATGGAGATCGCACTGACCTACATCTACGGCATCGGCCGTACCACCTCCAAGGAGATCCTGTCTGCCACGGGTGTCAACCCGGACCTGCGCAGCAAGGACCTGACCGACGAGGACCTCGCCAAGCTCCGCGAGTACATCGAGGAGTCGGTGAAGGTTGAGGGCGACCTGCGCCGCGAGGTGCAGGCCGACATCCGTCGCAAGATCGAGATCGGCTGCTACCAGGGCCTGCGCCACCGTCGTGGTCTGCCCGTGCGTGGTCAGCGCACCAAGACCAACGCGCGCACCCGTAAGGGTCCGAAGCGCACCGTCGCAGGGAAGAAGAAGTAA
- the rpmJ gene encoding 50S ribosomal protein L36, with translation MKVQPSVKKICEKCKVIRRNGRVMVICENLRHKQRQG, from the coding sequence GTGAAGGTTCAGCCTAGCGTCAAGAAGATCTGCGAGAAGTGCAAGGTGATTCGCCGTAACGGGCGCGTCATGGTGATCTGCGAGAACCTGCGTCACAAGCAGCGTCAGGGTTAA
- the infA gene encoding translation initiation factor IF-1, translating to MAKKDGAIEVEGRVVEPLPNAMFRIELENGHKVLAHISGKMRQHYIRILPEDRVVVELSPYDLSRGRIVYRYK from the coding sequence ATGGCTAAGAAGGACGGGGCCATCGAGGTCGAGGGACGAGTTGTCGAGCCGCTGCCCAATGCGATGTTCCGCATTGAGCTGGAAAACGGCCACAAGGTCCTCGCACACATCAGCGGCAAGATGCGGCAGCACTACATTCGCATCCTTCCCGAGGACCGCGTGGTCGTGGAGCTGTCGCCCTACGACCTGTCGCGTGGACGCATCGTTTACCGCTACAAGTAA
- the dtd gene encoding D-aminoacyl-tRNA deacylase — protein sequence MRALVQRVTSAAVEVDGEEVGRIEPGDGGQGLLVLLGVGHDDDPTAASNLARRVWRLRILDDEKSASDVGAPILVVSQFTLMADTRRSRRPSWSPAAPRAVAEPLVDAFAEALRELGATVEAGRFGADMRVSLVNDGPVTVLLDG from the coding sequence ATGCGCGCACTCGTCCAACGCGTCACTTCGGCAGCCGTCGAGGTCGACGGCGAGGAGGTCGGCCGGATCGAGCCGGGAGACGGAGGGCAGGGACTGCTCGTCCTTCTCGGCGTCGGACACGACGACGACCCCACCGCGGCGTCGAACCTCGCGCGTCGGGTGTGGCGACTGCGCATCCTCGACGACGAGAAGTCCGCGTCCGATGTCGGCGCGCCGATCCTGGTCGTCAGCCAGTTCACCCTCATGGCCGACACCCGCCGCAGCCGCCGACCGTCGTGGTCCCCTGCCGCGCCCCGCGCCGTGGCCGAACCACTCGTCGACGCCTTCGCCGAAGCGCTCCGGGAACTGGGTGCCACCGTCGAGGCCGGCCGGTTCGGCGCAGACATGCGGGTCAGCCTCGTCAACGACGGACCGGTCACCGTCCTGCTCGACGGCTGA